ATCACCAATAAATCGGCAAAATCAACTGCGTTTAAATCAAACTCATAATGAATCCGTTGTTGGGTGGCATCAGGATAATGTTGCTGGAATAAGTCCAAGACACGTTGATTATCATACTGATACTGCCGGTCCATTGGGTCGAACAATAAATGCCGTAATTCGACTAAATAGTCACTATTTGGAATAACCTTTAATAGGCGGCCACCTGGTACCAAGACCCGTTCAAACTCCTGATAAGCGGATGGTGAAAAGACATCCATAATCGCCGTAAAAGACTGCGCCGTAAAGGGGAGCTGGGCCAAATCAGCCACACAATAGTAAGCCGCCGTGGTCAGTTGGGTCGCGAGATTCACCCCTGCCTTACTAATATCAAACCCAATCCCGACATCTTTTGGTTGTTGATGTAATTGCAACAAATCGGCTAATGGCGTCCCTTCCCCACTACCGATATCTAAAATCCGTTGTGGACTTGCCGGCAATTGGGCATTAATCGCTTCAACAATTGGCCGAAAAAAGCCAGCCTGTAGAATTCGTCGCCGCGCCGCTAGCATTGCCGCATCATATTCACTTTGCACTTGGTGCGTCAAAAAATACAACGTGCCTTTTTTAGAAAAATCGAGTTGATGGCCGTTAGCACAGCCGACACTCTGTCCTTCAATCCGGTCATAAGGTTGGTCACAAACTAAACACCGAAACAAACCCAGATTAGCTTGTACAAACTGAATACCGCGCGCCATTTTATTCACTATTTTCACACTCTCTAAATTGATTTAACTCAATCATACCATAGTCATGCTACCGGATTGAAACAAAATAGTAGCTATTACGATTTAGCTATGATAGATTAAATACCGTTCTAAAAAAACACTAATTGTTGTTCCGAATGCTTTGCTAATGAATCGCAGCTAAAATTCAATTGCAAAGGAGCATAAGTTAAAATGGCTAAAAAATCTAAAATTGCTAAAGAACGTCGTATTGAAGCCACGGTTGCCCGTTATGCTGACCGTCGTGCTGCCATGAAGGCTGCTGGCGACTACGCTGGATTAGCGACCTTACCACGTAACGCTTCCCCGGTTCGGATCCATCGTCGGGACCACCTTGATGGTCGTCCCCACGCCTATTTACGAAAGTTCGGGATGTCTCGCTTGAATTTTCGACGCTTAGCACATGCCGGTCAAATTCCCGGTGTCAAAAAAGCCAGCTGGTAATACCACTGACTAACCTTGTAACCATCCCTAAAACGGATGGTTATTTTTTTGTGGTGGCTGAGTTAGCGCTCAACTAAGCTAAGAAATTAAAAGGGCTAACTAAAAAGTCAGCCCCTTTAATTCAACTTTAAAACGAGTTAATCTCATAAGCAAGCCAACTCAGCCACAATATAAAGCCACAGGTTTCAACTTGTAATAACCACAAATAAACTAATGTCGCTATTGATCGTGCCTGCGAATGGGCGTGAAGGCTAGGAATGTTCTGCGATAATAACAACTGATGCTGCCGATAAAGTTGTCGCAATTGACGTAACGTACGCGCCATACTATAAATCGCGCCACTACCTAGTCCAAAAGTCACTACTGCTAAAGCCGCAAACGCCCCCCACAATGGTAACTTCGTTAATAATAGCAGTAAGCCACCTAAACTCACTACTAAGTCTATATAAAAGATAATCAGCGCATACCGATAACGTTGTTGATAGCGATGCACGAGTGGCTGTTCTCGATTAAACAGCAGTTGCCGGTGATAAGTTGCCGCTAATAAATCCAAATCCTCAGTGCTCACTAACGTGCCATTCACAATTGCTTCACTATATTTACTTAACTTCAGCCGATTGATAAAAGCCAAAACTGACGTCACAACAACGCAACCCATCCAAATTAATTCTGCCATTTTTTGCCTCAATTGATTGACTTAACTAACATTCTTACCGCTGTCTAGTACCGCTCTCAGTAACAAAATCACGAGCTGCGAGCCAAACTCCCCCTCACAGGCCGCCTCAATCATCCGCTTCGTACAGTCCTGATTGGTGCCGATACCACGCAAACAGATGGGTAATTAGCACTTTCAAGATCGCATATCCTGGAATCCCAAAGATTACACCCAATAACCCGAAAATTTTTCCTGCGGCTAATAATACAATCAAGATGGTCACCGGATGAATTGCCAAGCTACTGCCTAAAACTAACGGTGAAATCACACGACCTTCAATTGTTTGCTCGATAGCGAAGACAATTAGCACCTTAACTAACATCCATGGTGAAATAACCATCGCAATCACGACCGAGGGCACCATCGCTAGAAACGAGCCCAGATATGGGATTAAATTCAAAATACCAGCCGCAATCCCTAATGTTAACGCAAATTTTAGGCCAATCGCCCAATATCCAATCGCAAACATCACTGCGACAAAGAAAGCTACGGTTAATTGCCCACGAATATAGTTACTAACTTGCGTATTAATTTCGGTCAGCATTTGTAAAAAGCTGGCGCGACCTTTATCTGGAATGAATTTCACCAAATACTTAGGTAATTGATGCCCGTCTTTTAATAAGTAAAACAAAATAAATGGCATCGTAATTAACCCGATGATAACCGTCGTGACGGTGCTTACGACACTCGTAATTGAAGAGACTGTACCAGTTAAGTATTTAGTGACCTTTCCACTTAGCAACTTACTCGTATCCGCATTCCATTGATCGACTTGATCACGTAACGCTGATAATTTGGGGTCATTCAACCAATGATTAACCTCACTACTGGCATTTTGCCAATACTTTGGCCATTCATTAATGATCGCCAAAGTCTGGGTCCGAATCGTCGGAATGATTGCGACGATTCCCCAAATAATCAACCCTAAAATAATCACAAATAACGCAATAATCGTCCAAGTACGCCGGATGTGATACTTCGTTTCCAACCGATCAACGAGCGGATTCATCAAGTAATACAATACCCCGGCTAACACAATCGGAAACCCAACAATGCTAAAGAACTGCTGCACCGGGGTTAATAGCCAATCAACTTGTTTCCCTAAAAAGAAACAGGCCAACACTAATAAAATAATAACCAGTGTGCGGATTGTTTTGGTACTCGTCCACCGCTTTCGGCTTGGTTGATTTTTCAAATTACCGCCCCCTTTTTAATTATGCGCGATACGTCATGACACTCCCAACTTTAATTGTGGGTAACGTTGTCGGCGCTAAATACACGCCATTTTGCATCGGTTTAGCCGGGACTGCCGTAAAGTATAGCGTGGCATGCCCAATACTAGCAAGACTTGTGTTCACTAATTCACCCACATAAGCAACTTTATATTTTTGATCATCAATTTGTAGTGTACTACCGACTTGTAACGCCAAATCGGTCACTGGCTGTGTAAACTTTTGAATGATCGCAATCTGTTGTAGTGCGGCAGTGGCCGTTTCATTGAATAAGATTAACATTGGTTCCGTTGGTGAAATGGCTTGTTGCCCAATTGATTGTATCGTTGCTGTCGTTGCCATAGTTACAAAACCCCATTCTTTATATTGGATGTCTTAATTGTAGCATAGCCTAAATGTTTCACGCCAATTTGTCATCGCTTACAAGCCGTTGACTTATGCTATACTAAAACTAATTATTGAGGAGGCTTTTTTGCATGCAAGAAAAAATTCTATTTGGAACTTATACTAAAAAAACGAGTCAGGGGATTTATCAAGGCACCCTGGACACCACGGCAAAAACATTAACTAATGATGGCCTCTTAGCCCAAACCGCTAACCCAACTTACTTAGCTTTATCTGCTAAAAATCGGTTATACAGCGTGGCTAAAGACGCTGATCAGGGTGGTGTTGCCGCTTGGCAATTAACTGACCAAGGCGCAACTCCTTTAAACACGGTTGTGGCCCCCGGCACGCCGCCTGCTTACGTCGCAGTTGATGAAGCTCGCCAATTAGTCTACAGTGCCAACTATCACCAAGGCACCGCTAGTGTCATGTCAATTGCTGAAAATGGTGACTTAACGTTAGTTGACCAGCTGACACATACGGGTAATGGGCCCCGGCCAGAACAAGATAGTTCACACATTCACTACACTGATTTAACACCGGACAACCGCCTAGTTGCGATTGACCTGGGTAGTGATAAAGTCTACGTTTACAACGTAAGTGCCGCTGGTAAGTTAACGGCGCAATCCGTCTTAACGTTAACACCTGGTTTTGGCCCCCGTCACTTAGTCTTCACCCCAGATGGCACGCATGCCCTCTTAGCCGGTGAGCTATCCAGTCAAGTCGCCAGTCTAGCTTATGACGCAACTACTGGTCGTTTGACACAATTAGGAACGGTTAAAACCATCCCTGAAGATTACACCGACCATAACGGTGCCGCTGCAATTCGCTTAAGTAACGATGGGCATTACCTCTACGTTTCCAATCGCGGTTACAATAGTTTAGCTGTTTTTGCAGTTGCAGCTGATGCTAGCCTGACCCTGATTCAAGAAATCAGTACTGAAGGCGATTTTCCGCGTGATTTTGACTTAGATGCAACCGAAGCATTCGTGGTCGTCGTCAATCAAAACACTGATAATGCAACGTTATATGAACGTGATTTACACACCGGTAAACTCAGCTTATTGCAAAAAGATCTCACCGTTCCCGAAGGCGTTTGCGTTTTATTCGCAAAGTAAAGGATGATTAACTGATATGCTATTAAAAGAAGTCGCCCTTGAAAACTATACTAACTTGCCAGCCGCAATTGCGGCCGGCGCCCAACGGATTGAATTAAATGATAATTTAGCCGTCGGTGGCACCACTGTTAGTCGTGGCGTCATGGCCGAAGCCGCTAAATACACCCAAGAGCACGGCATCACCTTAATTACGATGATTCGACCACGAGGTGGTAACTTCGTTTATAATGATACCGAACTAAAAATCATGGAAGCCGATCTCTTACAGGCCCAAGCTTTAGGCGTCGATGGCGTCGCTTTAGGCGCATTAACCGCCGATGGTCACTTAGACACCGAAGCCATGGCCCTATTAATTGGCGCTGCTGGCGGCATGAGTGTGACTTTCCACATGGCTTTTGATGCCTTAGCGCCTGACCAACAGGCCCCAGCCCTAGAGTGGTTAGTGGCCCATCAAGTAGACCGCATTTTAACTCATGGTGGTCCTTTGAGCACGCCGATTGAAGCCTGTTTACCAACATTGCAAACGACTTTGAAATTAGCAGCAGGTCGGATTCAAATCTTACCTGGCGGTGGTATTACGGCTGCAAATGTCGACCAAATTACAACTGCTTTAAACGTTCCCCAAGCACACGGAACAAAAATTATCATCTATTAGAAAAATCGTTTAACGACAACTTGACTAAGCTGTGGTTAAACGATTTTTTAGTTAGACTGAATTAACTGAGCTAAATCTGCCGGTAACGGCGCAAAAGTGGTTAACGTCTGCTGAATAAAGGGATCCTCAAATTCTAATTGCATACAATGCAAGGCTTGCCGCTGAATAATTGGCGACCAAGGTCCCTCATATAAGTCATCGCCGACTAGCGGATGACCGGCAGCCGCAAAATGAATCCGAATTTGATGTGTCCGCCCAGTGTGTAAGCGAACCCGGACAACGGTCATCGTTGGGAGCCGTTTAACGACCCAATATTCCGTTAACGAGGGCTTCCCGTCCGGCGTAATTGTGCGCTTAATAAATGACCCCGGCGCCCGACCAATCGGTTGATATAACCAACCATGGTCAACGGGTAATGTCCCACTAACAACTGCCAAATACATTTTGCGCATCGCATGGGCTTTTAATTGGTGATCAATGACTGAGTGAGCAAAGTGGTGTTTGGCAAATAAGACAATCCCACTAGTGTCTCGATCGAGACGCGTCGTGATATGCACGACCTCATTATCATAACCATGGGCTTGATAATAGCCTTTAACCCGATTAGCTAAGGTGTTGTCAGGATACAAGTGGGCTGGCACCGACGCCACTCCTGCCGGTTTATTCACAATCAAATAATCACGATCTTCATATAGCACCGTAATGGGTAGCGTTGAAACGCCTAGATGGTCATTGCCAACTTCACGTGGTGTCACCATCGTGACCGTCTCGCCACCTGTTAGCATGTGAATCGCTAAAACGGGCTGCTCATTAACCAAAATGGCGCCCCCATGAAACTTCACCTTTTTGAGCAAACTACGGGTCACCCCATGTTGCGCCAAAATAGTCTTAACCTTAACCGGTGTCGTCATTTGGTTGATCCAAGTAAACCTCATTTTTCGTCCAATCCGATGAAGGATGTGCCCACCCGTCGCCAAAAACGATTATGCCGGTGCTGTGCAAAAGCAATCCGCCGATTTGCAATTGAATACCGAATTTGTTTAATTGGTCGTGGCTGAGTATCCATCTGATCCGCCGTAAAAATAAAATGAGACTGTTGTTGTGGCTTAATCGTAATCGTTTCATAGGGTGCCACAATGACTGGCGACCCTAACGTTCGAAACACACGATTATTAATTGAGGCAATTTCAGCCATCTGTAACGCATCCAAGCGCGGATGAATCACGGCGCCGCCAACTGACTTATTATAAGCTGTTGACCCAGTTGGCGTAGACACACAGAGACCATCGCCTCGAAAGCGTTCAAACAATTCATCTTGGATAAAGACATCCGCGACCATTGTACTCCCGAGCTTCTTTAAAGTTGACTCGTTCAACGCCAAGTAGTGATCGGTCTCCTCGGTATCTGCATACGTAATTTCAATTGATAGCAATGGATACGTGACACTTTGACCATTGTCATCCAATAAGCCAGCAACTAATTGATCAATCTCATAATCACGCCAGTCCGTATAGAAGCCCAAATGTCCCGTATGCACGCCGACAAACCGGACTTGATCAACCATGTTACTGTAGTGATGAAAAGCTGACAAGAGCGTGCCATCACCGCCTACCGTTAACACGACGTCTGGTGAGACGTCATCAATTTCAAAGCCGGCTGCGATTAATTTTGTATGTAGTTCTGCTGCTACTTTTTTGGTTTTTGGATTTGAATTAGCAAATATCGTTACTTTCATGACTTATTGATCTTCCTTTGTCGGTGTGGGCGCTTCACTTGTAGGCGTCCCTTTGCCGTATGAGAATAAGCTCTGTGCTTCTTGAATTTCTTCCCTAATTTCAGACATTTCTTTATCTAAACTAAAAGCTGCTTCTGCCGCCCGCTGTAAGCGTTGGCTGAGACTTTCTGGAAAATCACCTTGATACTTATAATTCAAAGAGTGTTCAATCGTGGCCCAAAAATTCATTGCCAAAGTGCGCACTTGAATTTCTGCTAAGATTTTCTTTTCGCCGCCCACCATTTGGACCGGATATTCAATCACGATATGATAAGAACGATAACCAGATGGCTTTTCATTACTAATATAATCACGCTCTTCTAGAATCGTCATATCCGTGCGCTTCCGCAATAAATCCACCACTTGATAGATATCCTCGACAAACTGGCACATGATTCGCAGACCAGCGATATCCTGCATATCTTGTTCTAATCGATCCTCTTGAACCTTGCGCCGCACCACTTTTTCCTTGATACTGTCAATGGGCTTCACCCGTCCCGTCACAAACTCAATGGGTTCATGTTGGTTTAAGTCCCGAAATTGTTTCCGCATTCCACGTAACTTAACTTTTAACTCATCCACAGCTTGCTGATAAGGCAATAAAAAATGGTTCCAGTCTTCCATTGTGGCACCTCCGTTTAAAAACTATACCTATAAAATTCTACCATAATTTCGCAGAATAAAAAGCGCAGGCTTCCCAGTTTAATAATTGATTGCAACAACCTTACAAACCCATTAGTCAAGAGCAAATTACTTTACGAATCACTTAAATCGGTGCATGATGACAGTCGAAGGTTTATTTTAAGTTACGATTTAGCTGAACTTAGTATAAAAAAATTATGAAATTTAAGGCTTGCAAATACCCTGGTTCATTTGGTATTCTGCACTATGACGCGAAAAGCGAAAATGGAGGAATTATGACGTGTTAGAAGTGTATTTATTTGTAAATCCATTGGCAACTCAATGTGTCCGTGATGAAAAAAATGTTTTACGGTTAGCCAACGATTCGGATAAACAAATTCGATTTCAATTCATCCCCTTACTAAATATCAACGTGGTGCAAAAAGCGCTTAAAAGTCAGGGAATTCAAACCGCTGACTGGCAAGCTCAAAATCAGCAATCACAGACGTTATACCGGGTCATCTTGGATTATAAAGCCGCTCTTTTTCAAGGTAAAAAACGGGGTCGCAACTTTTTAATTGCCCTCCAAGATGCCATGTTAAAAACGGGACAACGTTATTCGGAAAGTTTGGTGCAGTCAGTTGCCGAACAATGTCAAATTGATCTCGATATGTTTATGGAAGATCGTAATGGCCGCTTAGCAAAACAGGCTTTTCATGCCGATCAACGCTTAGCTTCCGAGATGAATATTACTGAAGCTTCATCCGCAGTGGTCTTCGACTGTGATCAGTATGATTATGGGGTTTTATTGGAACAATTTAACTACACAACCTTGTTTAATTTAGTTAACGGTCGTTTAGATCCATTTAACGACTTAGCCCATCAACAAGCGGGCTGTACTGATTTAGATGCAACGCAATTACACGTGTTATAACCTGCTCAGTTATTGCAATTATTAGCCATACTAAAAGACCTAGGACATTGTTCTAGGCCTTTTAGTATGGCTTTAATGCTTAATGAGTTGTTCAAATTCAGTTAATCGTTGTTCAAAAACAGTAAAGGCGGCGGTTAAATACGTCGATTTTGTCATATCCACGCCCGCATTGCGCATCACATCAATTGGAAACTCGGAGGAACCAGCCTTCAAATACCCCAGATACGCCTTAACCGCGCCTGGTTCATTGGTAGAAATCTTTTGAGCCAACGTTGAAGCTGCGGCAAAACCAGTCGCATATTGATAAACATAATAATTGTAATAGAAATGTGGAATTCGTGCCCACTCATCCGCAATTTGAGGATCACTAACCACTGCATCGCCATAATAGCGTTGATTGAGCTTCAGATAATGCGCTGAAAGTCGGTCAGCTGTTAAGGCTTGACCGGCAGCTGCTTGTTCATGTAACCACTGCTCAAATTCAGCGAATTGTGTTTGGCGGAACAAGGTCCCCTTAAAACCATCCAAATAATAATTAAGCACGTAAGCCCGAACTTTAGGATCAGTCTCATGCGCTAACAAATAATTGGTCAGCAAGTTTTCATTCGTCGTGGAAGCAATTTCAGCCACGAAGATGGCATAATCGCCATACTGATAGGGTTGGTGGTGGGTCGTAAAGTATGAATGCATACTATGACCCATTTCATGGACCAACGTATATAAATTATCGATGTTGTCTTGCCAATTCAATAAAATATATGGCGCCGTATCATACATCCCTGACGAATAGGCCCCACTTCGTTTACCCTGATTCTCCACAACGTCAATCCAGCGCGAATTAAAGGCCGTTTTAACCGCTTTTAAGTAATCAGGTCCCAGAACTTTTAATGCCTTTAAGACAGTCGCTTGAGCCTGCTCATACGTATACGTCAATTCTGGTTGTCCCGTTAACGGCGTATATAAGTCATACATATGCAACTCGTCAACATTAAGGATTGATTTTCGGAGAGCAACATAGCGATGGAGTAAGTCTAAGTGATCATCAACCGTCGTGACCAACGTGTCATAAACCTGGGTTGGAATCTGATTTGCACTTAAAGCTGCGGTCCGTGCATCCGGATAGTGATGCGCTTGGGCCACAAAATTATGCACTTTCACTTGACTAGCCAAAGTAGTGGCCAACGTCCGCCGAAATTGAGAATAAACTTGATATAATGCCGTAAAGGCTTCGCGACGAACAGCCGGTTTAACCGATTCCAGCAAAACACCATAAACCCCCTGTGATAACTTAACGGGATTGCCTTGCTCATCATTAACAACCGGAAATTCAAAATCCGCATTATTCAAAACGCCAAAAGTTTTTTCAGAAGCCGCAAAGATATCACCGGCCCCCGCTAAAAGTGATTCTTCAGCGGTGGATAAGACATGCCCTTTTTGTAACCGCACGGTATCTAATAAGTGGCGATAATCACGCAAGGCGACGTTCTCATCCAAATACGTGTCTAATTGTGCTGGCGTCAACGTCAAAATGGCAGGTTCAAACCAAGCAGTCGCTGCTGAAACTTGAGCCGTTAAGTTCCCTGCTTGATCATCTAATGCTTGATTTTGACTATTACCAGTATCTTGATCACTCTTTAAGCTTGCATAAACGGCGACCTTTTCTAAGCGCCGATACAAGTCTAAAATACCTTGAACCCCTGCTAAGACGGTTGTTGCTGAATCTGTAAAATGTTCAGCTAAGGCTGAAACCGTCGGCAAAGCCGCTTGAATTTGTTTAACATCCGCATCATAAGCGGCTTGGTCTGCATAAATAGGCGTTAAATCCCAGGTCAGTTGCGTCGGGACGGCTGACCGCGTTGGTAGGTGCTTGGTTGCTACCATATGTTAGTCCCTCCAATTAAATTGATATAATTTAGATTAACACAAAATCCTACCAACATTGGCTTACTTGTTTCACTTTTCGTGGGGCTGCCACTTAAGTTGCGCTGGATTTAAGCGCCAGTCAGCCCCAACTGGTTCAATCACTTTGGCTTGCTTTAACTCATGCACAACGGCAATAATTAGCTGACGAGCTAAATCATTTTTAGTAGGTAAACATGACCTTAAGGCCAATAAAGGCTGTAAAGTCGTCCAAATAACCGTGGTTAATTGAACCATCCTAAGGACCAGCGGTTGCTGACGTAATTGGATAAAGAGTTGTAAATACCAGACAAGATAAGTCGTCCGTAAAATTGGCGGTTTCGCACTTACCGGCACGACCCAAGCTGGCAGTTGACTCAGCGTTCCGCCTTGCGTATAGCAAATTTTTTGTAACTTAACGGCGGCGGCTTGATGCGTTAAACGGCCTAGTGTCAAGCGCTGTTGATACGTTTGGTAACGGGTTGCAACTTGCATTGGGGCAACCAAGACCGGTTGGTAAGCTAACAGACCTAACACCGATGTCGTTTTAGCCAATACTAGCTGGCGTTGATACGTCAACGGCTCCCCATCATACGTGGCTATATTCAATACTAATAATAGCCCATTAAGATTGACCTGCCAAAAGGCCAAGTAACAGCCCCATTGCTGATTATAATGTAAAAATTTCAACGCTTTAGCATTAGTCCGGAGTACGCGTTGATACGGTGACCCTAACAGCCATAAGACGCGATAACCATGATTGCGATAACCTTGTGTCCGTTCGGCCAAGCGTTCGACTGACAATGGTGAACATTGAAATTCTAATGCAAGTGGGCGATTTTGGCCTAATTGTACTAAGACATCCGGTCGTTGATGGATTGCTGGCAATGGTGCTTCTAACTGGACCGTATAGCCACTGGCTTTAAACCATGACGCCAATTGCTGTTTGCCTTGTAAATGTTCAGCCGTCTCCCCTTCTGAAAAGGTGTGACAATCCTGAACAGACTGATGGGCAAAATGGGCGACCATGACGGTGCCGTGCTTTAATCGCACCGGCGCCTGACAGCCTGGACAATGATACGTTGTCTGGCGTTGTGCCTCGGCGGCAGCAATTAAGTGGTGCTGTTCGTCCTGAGCCATCAGCATAGTCATCACGCTCCCTTTACCCATCAACTCCGTGAGCACCATTTATCTCCACTAAAAAAGTTGCTACCAAAATTTTGGTAACAACTTTTTTGATGCTATTTAAAGTAATGACGAACAGTTTCTAAAGCGGCATTCGACATAATCTTTTCACCATGTTCTAGTAAAACATCTGCCGTTACCTTAGTCGCATTGGCATATTCCAACACCACGGCGACATCATCTTTAATAACACCACTAGAAGTCTGATCAACAAAGAAAACTAATTCCAAATAGTACTTATCACGATATTTGAATAAATTAGACGCCAAACCTTCTGGCCGGAAAATTCGTGCTAATGAAATCACATCTTCAAAATTATCAAACTGTAAGACAAACTCTTTAGTTGGTGTATCAGGGTCATCAATATACGGATCTAAATCATTGGTATCCTTAGTCTGATTATGTTTGACCCCTTGTGGTTGATCATTATCATCAGTATCAGTTTGCATTAATTTACGCTTTAAATAATCTGAAACATCATCTTGCATCGCATGGTCATCTGATTGATCAGACGAATCAGTCGTCTTGGCAATCGTATCCTGCAAGCTCTCGCTATTCTTGCTAATGAATAATTCTAACCCATTTCGATTAGGTAAAACTTGGAATGTTACCGCATCATTATCTTGAAATTGATGATCAACATCAACTTCTTCTAAGATACTATAAAAGAAACTTTCAATTTGCTTATGATTCCCTAGTAAATCCAGTACGCGAATACCGCGCTCATTGAGATCATCGTTGCCGATTAGAACTCGAATCGTATCTTCATTGATTCGTTCCATCTCCATTGCAGATCCACCCCTTTCTAAGTGTCAAGGGCCATAATCACTATCATAATTTTAACTTATTTTAGCGCATTGTAAAGTAATCTATCTGAAAATAAAAAAATTGACTAAATTAGTCACCCAATTAGCCAATCGTTTAAGTTATAGATTTGCGAGTTGTTGCGCTTTTAGTAAGGCTAATGTCCGAATTTTCCGTGGTAAGAAGCGCCGAATTTCATCTTCATTATAGCCAACTTGTAGTCGTTTTTCATCTAACATAATTGGTCGACGCAATAAACTCGGATCCTGACTAATCAACTCATAAAGTTGATTTAAAGAAATATCATCAATGTCTACTTGCAATTGCTGGAAAGCCTTAGACCGCGTTGAAATAATTTCTTCCGTACCGTCTTCCGTCATTTGCAAAATACCTTTAATTTCTTCAATTGAGAGTGGATTAGAAAAAATATTGCGTTCAACAAAATCAATATCGTGCACCTTTAACCAAACTTTTGCTTTTCGACATGAGGTGCAACTTGGTGAAGTATATAAAGTAACCATTGAGTATCCTCCTTTTGCGTCGTCAACTTCAGTTCTTTGCTACAAATAATATTATACCTTTTTTCATTATGTTTGTGAATACTTTTTCTAAAAATAATTTTATTTTATTTTTAAACATAATATACACATGTTACGTTTGTGTCCTATAAAAAGTGAATAAAGACTTTTAATCGCAGTTTTGTCATTTATTAAATAGCACGCAATTTAGGTATGACTTATTATGATTATAAATGTAAATAGATTAAAACTAAAAAAAAAGCCAAATCTTCATGACTTGGCTTAGAAACATATCATTAATCTAATACTAACTGTAAATATTTTTTAGCAACCACAACCGGAATTTCGGATCCAGCTGTCACCTGTGCTTCAGCTCGTAATTGCTCAGCATCAACATCCTGTGGTAAATGAGTTAATAACAACTGCTTAACCTGTGCTTGCTTGGCAACTACACCTGATTGTGCCGTGGTCATATGCCACATTTTTCCTGTCTTATCAGCCGTAAAATTAGTATCCGTCATTAATAACTGCGACCCGGCCGCAAATTCAGCTAATTCCGGGACCCATGCTGTATCCGCTGAAAATGTCAATTGTTCGCCAGTCGCCCGTTCAACTAATTTAACCGCA
This genomic window from Lactobacillus sp. CBA3606 contains:
- a CDS encoding GTP pyrophosphokinase family protein, yielding MEDWNHFLLPYQQAVDELKVKLRGMRKQFRDLNQHEPIEFVTGRVKPIDSIKEKVVRRKVQEDRLEQDMQDIAGLRIMCQFVEDIYQVVDLLRKRTDMTILEERDYISNEKPSGYRSYHIVIEYPVQMVGGEKKILAEIQVRTLAMNFWATIEHSLNYKYQGDFPESLSQRLQRAAEAAFSLDKEMSEIREEIQEAQSLFSYGKGTPTSEAPTPTKEDQ
- a CDS encoding DsbA family protein gives rise to the protein MLEVYLFVNPLATQCVRDEKNVLRLANDSDKQIRFQFIPLLNINVVQKALKSQGIQTADWQAQNQQSQTLYRVILDYKAALFQGKKRGRNFLIALQDAMLKTGQRYSESLVQSVAEQCQIDLDMFMEDRNGRLAKQAFHADQRLASEMNITEASSAVVFDCDQYDYGVLLEQFNYTTLFNLVNGRLDPFNDLAHQQAGCTDLDATQLHVL
- the pepF gene encoding oligoendopeptidase F, encoding MVATKHLPTRSAVPTQLTWDLTPIYADQAAYDADVKQIQAALPTVSALAEHFTDSATTVLAGVQGILDLYRRLEKVAVYASLKSDQDTGNSQNQALDDQAGNLTAQVSAATAWFEPAILTLTPAQLDTYLDENVALRDYRHLLDTVRLQKGHVLSTAEESLLAGAGDIFAASEKTFGVLNNADFEFPVVNDEQGNPVKLSQGVYGVLLESVKPAVRREAFTALYQVYSQFRRTLATTLASQVKVHNFVAQAHHYPDARTAALSANQIPTQVYDTLVTTVDDHLDLLHRYVALRKSILNVDELHMYDLYTPLTGQPELTYTYEQAQATVLKALKVLGPDYLKAVKTAFNSRWIDVVENQGKRSGAYSSGMYDTAPYILLNWQDNIDNLYTLVHEMGHSMHSYFTTHHQPYQYGDYAIFVAEIASTTNENLLTNYLLAHETDPKVRAYVLNYYLDGFKGTLFRQTQFAEFEQWLHEQAAAGQALTADRLSAHYLKLNQRYYGDAVVSDPQIADEWARIPHFYYNYYVYQYATGFAAASTLAQKISTNEPGAVKAYLGYLKAGSSEFPIDVMRNAGVDMTKSTYLTAAFTVFEQRLTEFEQLIKH
- a CDS encoding competence protein CoiA, which codes for MLMAQDEQHHLIAAAEAQRQTTYHCPGCQAPVRLKHGTVMVAHFAHQSVQDCHTFSEGETAEHLQGKQQLASWFKASGYTVQLEAPLPAIHQRPDVLVQLGQNRPLALEFQCSPLSVERLAERTQGYRNHGYRVLWLLGSPYQRVLRTNAKALKFLHYNQQWGCYLAFWQVNLNGLLLVLNIATYDGEPLTYQRQLVLAKTTSVLGLLAYQPVLVAPMQVATRYQTYQQRLTLGRLTHQAAAVKLQKICYTQGGTLSQLPAWVVPVSAKPPILRTTYLVWYLQLFIQLRQQPLVLRMVQLTTVIWTTLQPLLALRSCLPTKNDLARQLIIAVVHELKQAKVIEPVGADWRLNPAQLKWQPHEK
- a CDS encoding adaptor protein MecA, which produces MEMERINEDTIRVLIGNDDLNERGIRVLDLLGNHKQIESFFYSILEEVDVDHQFQDNDAVTFQVLPNRNGLELFISKNSESLQDTIAKTTDSSDQSDDHAMQDDVSDYLKRKLMQTDTDDNDQPQGVKHNQTKDTNDLDPYIDDPDTPTKEFVLQFDNFEDVISLARIFRPEGLASNLFKYRDKYYLELVFFVDQTSSGVIKDDVAVVLEYANATKVTADVLLEHGEKIMSNAALETVRHYFK
- the spxA gene encoding transcriptional regulator SpxA codes for the protein MVTLYTSPSCTSCRKAKVWLKVHDIDFVERNIFSNPLSIEEIKGILQMTEDGTEEIISTRSKAFQQLQVDIDDISLNQLYELISQDPSLLRRPIMLDEKRLQVGYNEDEIRRFLPRKIRTLALLKAQQLANL